In one window of Zingiber officinale cultivar Zhangliang chromosome 11A, Zo_v1.1, whole genome shotgun sequence DNA:
- the LOC122032790 gene encoding zinc finger BED domain-containing protein RICESLEEPER 2-like, which translates to MVLEKEKAQGDCLFYVIDVESRDSRASGGSTVSPPPLLEDQVQLLLLSLLVPTAFSALSASRAPSGSAASPSVGRSSDDLNEIKDIIHVICKSVDFIRRTDARLIQFAEIVKQLKLQERKLVDDCKTRWNSTYEMLRIAIAFKEVFSRFKDREPIYTHCPTEDDWEKLHKVFSILKVFYEATKIISGTEYPTANLFLNEVYRVKVILDEKSCDEEEFIRKMVQKMKEKFDKYWGECNLLMAVGSVLDPRCKMREYSDVAIEKLQGSKSNYESQDSNTSIQKEGCHRHNPNDAFDALGWWKLNTYKFPVLSTLARDILAIPISIVASEATFSAGGRVIDKYHASLAPTTVEMLMCGGDWCRKRHGVIKKSKVNFGCSKRNGELLGWQKDGELWNGSMIG; encoded by the exons ATGGTGTTGGAGAAGGAGAAGGCACAGGGGGATTGCCTCTTCTACGTTATCGACGTTGAGAGTCGAGACTCGAGGGCTTCTGGTGGCTCTACTGTCTCCCCTCCCCCTTTGCTAGAAGATCAAGTGCAACTTCTCTTGTTGTCACTGCTGGTGCCTACTGCCTTTTCTGCGTTATCGGCGTCGAGAGCTCCTAGTGGCTCTGCTGCCTCCCCCTCTGTCGGAAGATCAAGC GATGACCTCAATGAAATTAAGGATATTATTCATGTAATTTGTAAGAGTgtagatttcattagaagaacaGATGCTAGACTCATTCAATTTGCTGAAATTGTGAAACAATTGAAGTTACAAGaaagaaaattagttgatgattgTAAGACAAGATGGAATTCAACTTATGAGATGTTGAGAATAGCAATTGCTTTTAAAGAagtattttcaagatttaaaGATCGTGAACCTATCTACACTCATTGTCCAACAGAAGATGATTGGGAGAAATTGCATAAAGTATTTTCAATTTTGAAAGTATTCTATGAGGCAACCAAAATTATTTCTGGAACTGAATATCCTACTGCCAATCTTTTTCTAAATGAAGTCTATCGAGTAAAAGTAATCTTGGATGAGAAATCTTGTGATGAAGAAGAGTTTATTAGAAAAATGGTGCAAAAAATGAAGGAAAAGTTTGATAAATATTGGGGTGAATGCAATTTATTAATGGCTGTTGGTTCAGTTTTGGATCCTAGATGCAAAATGCGA GAATATTCAGATGTTGCTATTGAAAAGCTTCAAGGATCAAAAAGCAACTATGAATCTCAAGATAGCAACACCTCAATTCAAA AAGAAGGGTGTCATAGGCATAATCCAAATGATGCATTCGATGCTCTTGGTTGGTGGAAGCTCAATACATACAAATTTCCAGTGTTGTCAACTTTGGCTAGAGATATATTAGCAATACCCATTTCCATAGTAGCTTCAGAGGCAACTTTTAGTGCTGGAGGTCGTGTTATTGACAAGTATCATGCTTCTTTAGCTCCTACGACCGTAGAAATGTTGATGTGCGGTGGAGATTGGTGTCGAAAGCGACATGGAGTGATTAAAAAGTCTAAG GTGAACTTTGGATGCAGCAAGAGGAATGGAGAGCTTCTGGGATGGCAGAAGGATGGAGAGCTTTGGAATGGAAGCATGATTGGGTAG